From one Candidatus Marinarcus aquaticus genomic stretch:
- a CDS encoding YfhL family 4Fe-4S dicluster ferredoxin, which produces MSLMITDECIACDACRDECPNLAIEEGDPIYVIDSDRCTECVGHYEEPACVEVCPVDCIIIDPDNQETMEELKFKFEQLQEEEN; this is translated from the coding sequence ATGTCGTTAATGATTACTGATGAATGTATTGCATGTGATGCTTGTAGAGATGAGTGTCCGAATTTAGCAATTGAAGAGGGTGACCCAATATATGTAATCGATTCTGACAGATGTACAGAGTGTGTAGGGCATTATGAAGAGCCTGCATGTGTGGAAGTTTGTCCAGTTGATTGTATTATTATTGATCCTGATAACCAAGAAACAATGGAAGAGTTAAAATTTAAATTTGAGCAACTTCAAGAAGAAGAGAACTAA
- a CDS encoding inositol monophosphatase family protein yields MNAFIQACIKANQELYEYITTHITQADYTYSNTIGEGGDNSLNMDLKAESIFVKHLQSFGTIYSEESGTIPSSTDNEYTIIIDPLDGSDNFTSGLPYYGTSVALKQHNEVVAGVVCNLVSGELVYRTDGKANFIHLFNSSYVFHDYTQPKLALFERCYKFPKLCQTLYDHSIKYRSPGAVALSLAYAHKYDFVLFAGPMRSFDLDAALHICKPLYIYQNNEILLVCKNYKKFETIKELLN; encoded by the coding sequence ATGAATGCTTTTATTCAAGCATGTATAAAAGCAAATCAAGAGTTATATGAGTATATCACCACTCATATAACTCAAGCAGACTACACTTACTCCAATACTATTGGAGAGGGTGGTGATAACTCCTTAAACATGGATTTAAAAGCAGAATCCATTTTTGTAAAACATCTTCAATCTTTTGGTACGATTTATTCTGAAGAGTCTGGAACAATTCCTTCCTCAACAGACAATGAATACACAATTATTATAGACCCACTTGATGGCAGTGATAATTTTACTTCAGGTCTGCCTTATTATGGGACCTCAGTCGCACTTAAACAGCACAATGAAGTTGTCGCAGGAGTCGTGTGTAATTTAGTCAGTGGTGAACTTGTTTACAGAACCGATGGTAAAGCCAACTTCATACATTTGTTTAATTCTTCTTATGTGTTTCATGATTACACACAACCAAAACTGGCACTTTTTGAACGTTGTTACAAGTTTCCAAAGCTGTGTCAAACGTTGTATGACCACAGTATAAAATACAGAAGTCCAGGTGCCGTTGCACTCTCACTTGCTTATGCACACAAATATGACTTTGTTTTGTTTGCAGGGCCTATGAGAAGCTTTGATTTGGATGCCGCTTTACATATTTGTAAACCCCTATATATCTACCAAAATAACGAAATTTTGCTCGTTTGCAAAAATTACAAAAAATTTGAAACAATTAAAGAATTATTAAACTAG